Proteins from a single region of Chengkuizengella sediminis:
- a CDS encoding glycosyltransferase family 2 protein yields MIIHLYALCWNEEKMLPYFFKHYNNIVDQYYIYDNDSTDNSLSILRSHPKVIVDRFKIQGDSMILSANNLYNHFWKQSKADWVITCNIDEHVYNPNLRGYLQDCTFSGITVIESEGYDMVSDSFPNSDKPLYESIKFGVRTQVYDKTMIFNPNEIKNINFSVGRHEANPVGNVKKTIKKEVKLLHYKFLGFDYFNSRLSELKTGLRKTDIAKQWGDHYLWDERKKLQVFENVKKRAVKVL; encoded by the coding sequence GTGATCATTCATTTATATGCCCTATGCTGGAACGAAGAAAAAATGCTACCATATTTTTTCAAGCATTATAACAACATAGTTGACCAGTATTATATTTATGACAATGATTCAACAGATAATTCATTATCAATTCTACGTTCGCATCCCAAAGTAATTGTGGACAGATTTAAAATACAAGGTGATTCTATGATACTGTCAGCAAACAATCTATACAACCATTTTTGGAAACAAAGCAAAGCCGACTGGGTTATCACCTGTAACATAGATGAACATGTATATAATCCTAATCTTAGAGGTTATCTACAAGACTGTACTTTCAGTGGGATCACAGTTATTGAATCCGAAGGTTATGACATGGTTTCAGATTCATTCCCCAATAGTGACAAACCTTTGTATGAAAGTATAAAGTTTGGTGTTAGAACTCAAGTTTATGATAAAACTATGATTTTTAATCCGAATGAGATTAAAAATATAAACTTTTCTGTTGGTAGGCATGAGGCTAATCCTGTAGGAAATGTTAAAAAAACAATCAAAAAAGAAGTCAAGCTTTTACATTATAAATTTTTAGGTTTTGATTATTTTAACAGCCGATTGTCAGAATTAAAAACAGGGCTTCGAAAAACCGATATAGCTAAGCAATGGGGAGATCATTATTTATGGGATGAAAGAAAAAAACTCCAAGTATTTGAAAATGTTAAAAAAAGAGCTGTTAAAGTTTTATAG
- a CDS encoding adenylyl-sulfate kinase: MLLDDDNVRHGLNKNLGIKESNRVENIRRIDEVSKLKNNAGIITLIALISPYDSDRKNAREIIGEEYIEIFVNLLIAISLGKIRHLELGSSGHTDNENRISEFEFNCTKCGYVAYADYNASLNIKEKSFRQLVKRRSDD; this comes from the coding sequence ATGTTACTTGATGACGATAATGTACGGCATGGGTTGAATAAAAACTTGGGTATTAAAGAAAGTAACCGTGTGGAAAATATTCGTCGTATTGATGAAGTTTCAAAGCTTAAGAATAATGCAGGAATTATTACATTGATAGCGCTTATTTCACCTTATGATAGTGACCGTAAAAATGCTAGAGAAATTATTGGTGAGGAATACATTGAAATCTTTGTTAATCTCCTTATCGCAATTTCCCTTGGGAAAATAAGACATCTTGAATTAGGAAGCAGCGGTCATACAGATAATGAAAATCGAATATCTGAATTTGAATTCAATTGTACAAAGTGTGGATACGTTGCCTATGCCGACTACAATGCTTCTCTTAATATTAAAGAGAAGAGCTTTCGTCAGCTAGTCAAACGTAGGAGTGATGATTGA
- a CDS encoding DegT/DnrJ/EryC1/StrS family aminotransferase — MINKFNEPIMITRSLLPSLDNFNNQLKEIWESKWVTNNGPKNKELIEALKDYLTVDDLSLFSNGTLGLLLGIKSLELSGEVITTPFTFPATVAALEWNGLTPVFCDIDHVTLNIDANKIESLITERTSAILGVHVFGNPCEVDKIQKVADNYHLKVIYDGAHAFGVKLNGNSIGKFGDMTIFSFHATKLFNTIEGGAVTFKDKTLSKKLQLIKNFGISGPETVELPGINAKLNEIQAAVGLEVLKLVPEERKKRHHIKQLYETNLKSIPGIRILTKHKKQESSYQFFVIEIDKREFGMNRNQLHEMLKDYNVFTRKYFYPLCSNFSWYQDLPSAQQKNLPIAHEKVEKVLSLPFYGGVTNQEVKQICDIIEFIQTSASNTSSE; from the coding sequence GTGATTAATAAATTTAATGAACCAATTATGATTACTAGATCATTATTACCAAGTTTAGATAATTTTAATAATCAGTTGAAAGAAATATGGGAAAGTAAATGGGTTACAAATAATGGTCCTAAAAATAAAGAATTGATAGAAGCATTAAAAGATTATTTAACTGTAGATGATTTATCATTGTTTAGCAATGGAACACTTGGTCTTTTGTTAGGTATTAAATCTTTGGAGTTATCTGGAGAAGTGATTACAACACCTTTTACATTTCCAGCCACAGTTGCAGCACTTGAATGGAATGGATTAACTCCTGTTTTTTGCGATATTGACCATGTAACTTTAAATATAGATGCCAATAAGATTGAATCTCTAATCACTGAGCGAACCAGTGCAATTCTAGGTGTGCACGTTTTTGGTAACCCTTGTGAAGTAGATAAAATTCAAAAAGTTGCTGATAATTATCATTTAAAAGTGATTTATGACGGTGCTCATGCTTTTGGAGTAAAGCTTAATGGCAATTCAATAGGGAAGTTTGGGGATATGACGATATTCAGCTTTCACGCCACCAAATTATTTAACACTATTGAAGGAGGTGCAGTTACATTTAAAGATAAAACTTTAAGTAAAAAACTCCAGTTAATTAAAAATTTTGGAATTAGCGGCCCAGAAACAGTAGAATTACCTGGTATAAACGCTAAACTAAATGAAATTCAAGCGGCAGTTGGATTAGAAGTACTTAAATTAGTGCCAGAGGAGCGAAAAAAACGTCATCATATAAAACAACTATATGAAACAAATTTAAAGTCAATTCCTGGGATTAGAATATTAACAAAACATAAAAAACAGGAAAGTAGCTATCAGTTTTTTGTTATTGAGATAGATAAGAGAGAATTTGGCATGAATCGTAATCAATTACATGAAATGTTGAAAGATTACAATGTTTTCACTCGAAAGTATTTTTATCCATTATGCAGTAATTTCTCATGGTATCAAGATCTTCCATCAGCTCAGCAAAAAAATCTACCTATAGCTCATGAAAAAGTTGAAAAAGTCTTATCTTTGCCGTTTTATGGGGGGGTAACGAATCAGGAAGTGAAACAAATTTGTGATATCATCGAGTTTATTCAAACAAGCGCCAGTAATACATCATCTGAATGA
- a CDS encoding DIP1984 family protein gives MKLAEALILRADLQRKISELRQRLDRVVKVQEDEETV, from the coding sequence ATGAAACTTGCAGAAGCATTAATATTAAGAGCAGATTTACAAAGAAAGATATCTGAATTAAGACAACGACTAGATAGAGTGGTTAAAGTTCAAGAAGATGAAGAGACTGTATAA
- a CDS encoding NAD-dependent epimerase/dehydratase family protein, with product MRNGMYCIAIMCVGSGVGQSVITSCNLSKLSIKTIGLGINPFAFGGYECDEMDYVPTIYSNDYIHELINKCKKYAVDIIIPGLDDDALILSQNIEKLTEEGIKVIVSRKELIELTRDKVKMCERLTPIADIFVKSYNLFDIDSWIDQVKFPLIAKPRGGSGSNGIEILLNTEDLNRLSDHHIIQELAIPKQGDPFRETYLNQISKRINSQHSEISIQVVTNKEGKMIGKMASYNKLKNGVPIEILPYDDDYIWSEINKLLPTLRDLGHRGPLNIQARLTDHGLKIFEMNPRFSGNSGLRAMLGFNEVESCIKDWLEIQSPIDSLKLNYSKFGVRQTTDKAISLENNLKIKQLSKQIHEQSLNLKKSILITGANGFLAQALIKRLSSENYNILAFSRKKDKIKSFYRENDNVSCYDNNDLLNGNLQLGQIDYLIHCGFARPHFTNEQIANSLYFTNKLIRSAIEHQIPAVINISSQSVYGTKQLPKWSENTSVIPETVYAQAKYATELMVKNVHLINKHTFGTSLRLSALSGGLKGLVPVEMITKLINQVLNNETVEILGGEQKIERLDVRDAADAITALIKTDSRNWKSVYNLGTGHSHSILEIVNMVANVAESKYGLKVDFKINPESRKSSFGMDSSQFFELTGWKPQYSLEDIIESLFEHLKP from the coding sequence TTGAGAAATGGTATGTATTGTATTGCTATCATGTGTGTAGGAAGTGGTGTTGGGCAATCAGTCATTACTTCCTGCAACTTATCAAAACTGTCTATTAAAACAATTGGATTAGGGATAAATCCTTTTGCTTTTGGTGGTTATGAATGTGATGAAATGGATTACGTCCCTACTATATATTCAAACGATTATATTCATGAGTTAATCAATAAATGTAAAAAATATGCTGTTGATATCATCATTCCAGGCTTAGATGATGATGCTTTAATCTTATCTCAAAATATAGAAAAATTAACTGAAGAAGGAATAAAAGTAATAGTGTCAAGAAAAGAGTTAATTGAATTGACAAGAGATAAGGTCAAAATGTGTGAGCGACTAACTCCTATCGCTGATATTTTTGTGAAAAGTTATAATCTATTCGATATAGATTCATGGATTGATCAAGTTAAATTCCCATTGATTGCTAAACCGCGAGGTGGCTCTGGTTCAAATGGGATTGAGATATTATTGAATACAGAAGACTTAAATAGACTGTCTGATCATCATATCATTCAGGAATTAGCAATTCCAAAACAAGGCGATCCATTTCGTGAAACATATTTAAATCAAATTTCCAAACGAATTAATTCTCAACATTCCGAAATCTCTATTCAGGTAGTTACAAATAAAGAAGGAAAAATGATAGGTAAAATGGCATCATATAATAAATTAAAAAATGGTGTGCCAATCGAAATACTTCCTTACGATGATGACTATATATGGTCTGAAATAAATAAGTTACTCCCAACTCTTCGAGATTTAGGGCATAGGGGACCTTTAAATATTCAAGCAAGATTGACTGACCATGGTCTAAAAATATTCGAAATGAATCCACGATTTTCTGGAAATTCAGGTCTAAGGGCTATGTTGGGGTTTAATGAGGTCGAAAGTTGTATTAAAGATTGGTTGGAAATTCAATCACCCATTGATTCACTAAAATTAAATTATAGTAAATTTGGGGTTAGGCAAACGACAGATAAAGCAATTTCATTAGAAAACAATCTAAAAATTAAGCAATTATCAAAACAGATACATGAACAATCACTTAATCTAAAGAAGAGTATTTTAATAACAGGAGCAAATGGCTTTCTAGCACAAGCCTTAATTAAACGATTATCATCTGAAAACTATAATATTTTAGCATTTAGTAGAAAAAAGGATAAAATTAAATCATTTTATAGAGAGAATGACAATGTTTCTTGTTATGATAATAATGATCTTCTTAATGGAAACTTACAATTAGGGCAGATAGATTATTTGATTCATTGTGGTTTTGCGCGCCCACACTTTACAAATGAGCAAATTGCAAACAGTTTATATTTCACTAATAAACTTATTAGATCAGCAATTGAACATCAAATTCCTGCTGTTATCAACATCTCTTCACAAAGTGTGTATGGAACAAAACAGTTGCCAAAATGGTCAGAAAATACATCTGTAATACCTGAGACTGTATACGCTCAAGCCAAGTATGCAACTGAGTTAATGGTGAAAAACGTACATTTAATCAATAAACATACATTCGGGACTTCATTAAGATTATCAGCATTATCTGGCGGTTTAAAAGGATTAGTACCTGTTGAGATGATTACAAAGCTTATTAATCAAGTGCTCAATAATGAAACAGTAGAAATATTGGGTGGAGAGCAGAAAATTGAGAGATTAGATGTAAGGGATGCAGCTGATGCAATAACCGCCTTGATAAAAACAGACTCTAGAAATTGGAAATCTGTTTATAACTTAGGAACGGGTCATTCACACTCAATATTAGAAATTGTAAATATGGTAGCGAATGTAGCTGAATCAAAATATGGCTTAAAGGTTGATTTTAAAATAAACCCCGAAAGTAGAAAATCATCTTTTGGTATGGACTCATCCCAATTTTTCGAGCTAACTGGGTGGAAACCTCAATATTCTTTAGAGGACATCATTGAGTCATTATTTGAACACCTTAAACCTTGA